TTGGTGTAGATAGGATGGCATGTGCTTGGCTGATTAGAAAATGTATTGATTCGGATGCGGAATTTTTATTTATACCTGTAGGTCATAAGCCCTTACCCGAGGGTGCTGAACCGTTTGATATACCGGGAGTTCGACTTACCCATCGTAGAGGTCATTGTACATTCCATACGATGCTAAAAGAATTTGAAATTAAAGACCCCGTTTTGGAACGTATCGCACGGATTGTAGATGAAGCAGATACAGTGCAGGAAGCATTTTTAGAGCCTGTAGCACCGGGTTTAGATTTTATTTGTGATGGAATCCGTATGACCTCCCCCGATGATTTAACTGCTTTAGATAGAGGTGGGTTGATTTTTGAAGCTTTATATTCACGAATATCATCGGAAAAAGAGCAATAAAAAAGAACCGACTTCATCGGTTCATTATTAGAGCAAACACTATTCCTTCGAAGTATGCCCTTTCATTCGCTTTTACGCTGCTCTGTCTTCTATAATGTAAAATAAACTTGACACAGTGTATGCTAAGTGTTACTTTGTGTATATAAAGTTTTACTTGAACTAATGCTTAACAGATGGGGGAGAGGAAGGCATGTCCTTTCAGGAAAAAAGAAATATTGTATCTCTAATTACCACCTTACTGATTTTACCGCTCTACTGTATGTATGTTTTTCAAAGATACCAGGAAAGAAGCTTTAATTCGGCAGATGAACTCAGCTTCTGGGGAGCATTCATCTTAATTCTGATCCCGGTGTCGATTGCAGCCAAAATCATCATTCATATCGTATTCAGCACTATCAATACAATAGCAACCAAAGAGAAAGAGCCTTCAATTACGGATGAATTCGACAAGGTGATTGGATTGAAAGCAACAAGAAATTCCCATTATGTGTTTATGATAGGCTTTCTTCTGTCAATGGTTCCACTGGTTATGAATATGCCGCCCTATGTCATGTTCATCATTCTTATTGCCTCAGGGTTCGTGTCAGAGGTGGTCGGGACCGTAACGCAGCTCTATCTTTACCGGAGAGGAGTCTAAGATGGGCAGATGTCTTATTCGCAACAATATTCGGGCCTTACGGTTCAATCATGATGAAATGACCCAGCAGCAGCTGGCTGATAAAGCGGGTGTGACGCGGCAGACGATCGTAGCGATCGAAAAAGGCAATTACTCCCCATCTCTGGAATTGGCTTTTCGCATTGCCCGCGTGTTCAACCTGCCTTTGGAAGAGGTCTTCTCTTTTGAGGACAGTTAATGGTGAACAATTATTTTTAAGCTTAAAAAGTACGATTACGGGGAGAGGTGCTTATGAAAGCAATTGTGTTCACCAAATATGGACCGCCGGATCAGCGCAAAGAGCTGGAAAAGCCTGCTCCCAGGGATAATGAAATACTGATTAGAGTTCGTGCCACAGCAGTATCATGAAGGAAAAGGCTGGAGATCAAGTTTTCTTCAAGGAGCTTATTGAGGCAGGGAAAATAAAATCCGTCATAGATAGAAGCTATCCGCTGGAACAAATAGCTGAGGCCCACCGGTATGTAGATATTGGACACAAAAGAGGGAATGTCGTGATAACGGTGTAACATGAAAAGGTTATATTTCTAACAACAACCCGAATTCGTCGAATAACCCTTTGATTCCAGTATCTGTTACGCGCACAGCTCGGCCATCAGGTAAATACTCGATCCAACCAAGCTTAAATAGTCGGCTTGTAAGTGCTGATCCCAAGCTTCCGGCTAAATGGTGCCGACGTTCGCTCCAGTCCAAACATTGACGTGCAAAATAACGACGTCTTGTTGGACTTCCTTCGATTTCAACTCCAAGCTCTTGCAATCTCTTCTTTCCTTCTGCACTCAAAATGAAATCTTTGTTGCCTGATTTCTCAATACACCTTAATTCGAGTAGTCTATCTGTTAGAGCACACCCAAGCTTACCTGCCAGATGATCATAGCAGGTACGAGCAATTCGCAATGCTTTTACCTGCTCCGATTCTCGTAATGACCGAACCGGTCTTGGAGGTGCAATGGTTTGAAGTGCCTCGAGTGCGTGCCCAACGTCGCTGTTAGCCAGCCGGAAATATTTATGACGACCGTACGACTCATGGATGAGTAGACCGCCTTTGACCATTTTGGCAAGGTGCGAACTGGCCGTCTGGGGTGTAATTCGAGCCGTGCGGGCTAACTCGCTGGCAGGTAAAGCTTTTCCTCCTAGAAGGCTTACAAGAATAGCTAAGCGGGATGGATCTGCGATAAGAGATGCAACCTCCGCAATATTAGGGCTTGAAGTCATACTCCTAAACCTCCTATAGAGCTTTTGTTTAATTCTTTCTAAATCATGCGCTCTTTATAACATTCATATTTCGATCATAATCGAATAGTAAGTATGTTACAATCGACTTCTAATAATTAAGTGGTCGAGGAGAAAAAACATGAACCCTGTTTTTTATGGAATACTGGTTCTACTTACCACTTCCCTTATGGGATCTTCCTTTGCTGTCGGGAAAATGGGTCTAGCGTACATCTCACCGTTTCTTCTGGCCGGACTTCGCTTTACGACAGCAGGAATTCTCATGGCCCTGTGGGTAAGGAAAAACCGCTTTCCTGCCTCTATGCATGATTGGAGCAAAGTGGTTCTTGTGGGGCTCTTTCAGACAGCGGGAGTAATGGGATGTATCTTTTTAAGCTTGCGTACGATTACAGCGGGGGAGTCATCTATATTAACTTTTGTTAATCCGCTCCTTGTTGTTATATTGGGAACATGGTTTCTCGGAACGAGATATCAACTATCCCAATGGATAGGGGTCTTTATTGGTTTTTTGGGTGTCGTTATAACCCTTGGATTCCATCTGCAAATGAAAACCGGGACTTTGCTGGGGCTGGGATCGGCGCTCTCCTGGTCAATTGCCACAATCCTGGTGAAAAGATGGGGCTCGCAGTTTGATATATGGGTGTTAACGGCTTACCAGATGCTGTTTGGAGGTCTGCTCTTGTTATTCATGAGTGTAACGATGGAATCTCCGACCTTAATAATTAACGCTGAGTCTATATGGATTGTTCTGTATCTGGCAATTATGGGCTCCATTGTACAGTTTGCGGCATGGTATTACTTGCTAAAACAAGGGGATCCCGGAAAAACAAGTGCATTTTTATTTTTGGCACCGTTTTTTGGTGTTTTGTCCGGTTGGGCCATACTTGGAGAAGTCGTCCAATGGTATGTATATATAGGAGGTTTCTTCATTTGTATCGGACTTTTTTTGGTCAACTGGACTTCTGCAGACAAGAAGCTTTCACAAAGATAAAAGATCATTACGGCATATGTAGCCGTTCGCGCGGCGATGTGTTTGTTACCGCAAGTCGGGGTCGATCGGGGTCGAGAGAGGAAATGCGCCAGCGTAGTTACATAGAGAGCTATTGCGTGTTTTTTGGTGAAGTTGGATAAGATATGAAAAAGTAACAAATTTACATAAGCAAGGAGACATCACCATGGATGCCTTTAAACCGTTAACCTTACCCGAGGAATCCCCGCCTCCGCATGCAATAGAATGTCAACGTTGTGAGCTCTCGAAGCAGCGGCAGCGGGTGATATGGGGCGAAGGCAACCCGGATGCGCCGGTTTTCATCCTGCTTGATAACCCTGGTGCCAGGGAAGACAGGGAAGGCCATCCTTTTGTCTGCGGCACCCGGGAAACGCTCCAGCACGGATTATTGGAGGTAGGCATTGCCATTAAATCGGTGTATGTAAGCTACCTGCTGAAGTGCCGACCGGTGCGGACGTATGATAAGCCGCTGGCCAGAGAACAATGCTTCCCTCATTTGCAGCTGCAGCTCGGTCAGAAGAAGCCTCATTTGCTGTTAGGATTAGGCAATACGGTAGCCCAGTCATTGTTCTCAAGCAATGCAGCGGATGTGAAAGGGCTTAGAGGAAGGTGGCACTCTATCCAAGGGATACCCGCAGCTTTCTCCTATCACCCCTTGGCCGTACGCCGAAGACCTGCATTTTTGAAATTCTTCATTGAAGATCTGAGGCTCGTTTCCGAAAAAATCCAGACTTTTACATAATTTTTCCACCCTAATTCGTGTGCGCACGATTGCCGCGCGTAGTGTACAATTAACTATGGAACGGTCAATAAAAATCGGTAAGCTGATTAGGAGCTGTAGAAATGTCGAAAGAGGAAATTATTTTAACCCGAGAGGGATTTGCTAAATTAGAGCTTGAGCTGGAGGATCTTAAAACAGTCAAACGCAAAGAGCTGGCCAGCCGTCTGAAGACAGCGATCAGCTATGGCGATCTCAAGGAAAACAGCGAATATCATTCCGCGAAGAATGATCAGTCGTTTATGGAAACAAGAATTCTTACCCTGACAAGAATGTTGAAAAATGCTCAAGTCGTTGACAGCGTGGATCTGACAAAGGTTCAAATCGGTTCCATTGTTGTGCTCAATGACATAGAGTTTCAAGAGAAGATCGAATACCGGATCGTTGGACCTGCCGAAGCGGATGTTCTTGAAGATAAAATTTCCTATGAGAGCCCGCTGGGGAAAGCGCTTCTGGATAAGGCGGTTGGTGATATTATCCGCGTTGATGCACCTATGGGAGTAATTAAATATGAGCTTCTTGAAATAAGAGCTGTATAATAGTCACTGATTTAAGGACGTCCTCCATCTAGCCGTTAAGGCAAGCTGGGGGCGTTTTGTTCGGTTACGGGCATGTAATTTTTGGTTCAAAGCGGTTTATGTTCAAAGTGTTAAATCTGTGTTAGCATATATATCATGAACAGGTCTGCTCGTTGGAAGGGACCTATAAGGAATGAATTTTCAGCAGGAGCCGATCCCGGGATGCGAAATTTCGTCAAAAATGAAGGACTACAGATGTTCATAATCGCCTTGGCTACGGCCATTGGCGCTGAATTCAAGCTTAATCCCTTCACCGGCGATTTCTTCCGGATTGGCCTCGGTGTCAGTATATATCTGTTTTTTTTATTATTCATGCGTCACTTATCCTATATAAAAACCGGGATCATCACGGGAATAGTCAGTGTGGCCTTTCAATCCGGGGAATGGATGCTCCAGACGGGCTCATATTCTGTCTTTGCAGCCGTGCAAAATAATCTGGCAGCCGGGTTTTACTATGTTGTTTTTGCTATTGCACTTAGCAGGATAAGGCGAAGAATGAACGTATACCATCCGCTTCTGTTAGGCGCGATTGTTTCTGCGATCGATTTTGCTTCCAATGTCACGGAGCTCTTGGTCAGAGGGGTGCTGGTCGGCACAAATGCGCTTTCTCCTCATGAGTTGGTTCAGTTGATAACCATTGCGGTTGTGCGAAGTTATTTTGTAATCGGGGTCTGCAGCAGCATTTCAATAAGTCAAATGCGACTCCTTCACGCCGAGCAGGAAAAGCGGATGGAGCAGATGTTAAACGTCGGAGCGGGATTATACGGGGAAACCTTTTATTTAAGAAAATCAATGGATACGATCGAGTCCATTACTGCAAACAGCTTCGATCTATATCGTAAATTAAAGGAAGACAGTCTGAACGATTACGGCGGACAGGCGTTAGTGATTGCTCAGCAAATCCATGAGGTGAAGAAAGATTCGCAGCGTATTCTGGCGGGCTTGTTGAAGTTATATGACAGTGAAGTCATTGTTGATATGAATCTACCTGAGATCCTCAACTTTGTCGTAAAAGGAAACCAGGAATACAGCCGGATGCTGAACAAGAAGATTGTTTTTGAAAAAGAAGCGGAAGCAAATTTCCTGACTCCCCACTTTATTCCCCTACTAACGGTGCTTAACAATTTGGTATCGAACGCCGTGGAAGCTATCCAGAAATACGGAACGATAAAGATACATGTTTTTGAACAAAACAATGAAATTTTATTTGTTGTCTCGGACTCCGGAAAAGGCATACCGGAGCAGGACCGCGATCTTATCTTTGAACCGGGCTTCACGACCAAATTTAATGAGGAAGGGATTGCGGCGACTGGGATCGGCCTCTCTCATGTAAGGGATATTGTTCATTCCTTGAACGGTGAGATCTTCGTAGAGCCGCACGGGATAGCACGCGGAACCCGATTTACCGTCCGTATCCCGTTTACCGGTTTACAAAAAGGAGGAGAATCCGATGTCGCTTTCTTTCATAATCGTGGATGACGATCCGGTAAGCAGACGCATGCTGCAAAATATTATTGAAAATTGCGGTCTCGGCGAGGTTGCGGAAATGGCGGAAGGCGGGTCGGAGGGGGTCCGGGTCATTCTTGAAAAGAATCCGGATATCGTGTTGATTGATTTATTAATGCCCGATCAGGATGGCATCGAGACCATAACGCAATTGAAGCATCAAGGGTACAATGGAAAATTTATTATGATTTCGCAAATTGAAAATAAAGAAATGGTTGGACAAGCCTACCAGAAGGGGATCGAGTTCTTTATCCATAAGCCAATAAACCGTCTGGAAGTGGAAGCCGTATTGGCGAAAGTGAACGAGCGGCGGAAATACGAGCGCCATATACTTGAAATCAAGCAATCTTTGGCGAAATTCGATATCTTGGAAGCGACCTTGGGCCGGACGGAAAGAGCCCCGCGTGATTGCATCAAGCCGATCTTATTGGACTTGGGAATCATCGGTGAGATCGGCAGCAAAGATATCATTGCCATAATGGAATATTTGATCGGGCACGGGGGGGCCAGAGACTTCCCGCCGCTGAAGGAATTATATGAAGCGGTCGCGCGAACCTATAAGCAAGGCAAGAGCGATATTGACAAAGAGAGTAAAGCGGTCGAGCAGCGAATTCGGCGTACCGTCATGGCCGCGCTAATAAACTTAGCCTCGCTAGGTTTAACGGATTACTGTAATCCCAAATTTGAATATTACGCACCGCTTTACTTTGATTTTCAAGATGTAAGGTTGAAGATGAAAGCTATGGATGAAGAGTTGAAGCCCGAGAAAGGAAAGGTAAACATTAAGAAGTTTTTGCATGTTTTTTATATGGAAGTACTGGAAAAAATGAAAGGCTGAACATAACAACAATAAAGACGCCCTTTACTGAAAGGTCGTCTTTGTTGTGTGATAGGTTATATTTGTCAAGGTTGACCGAACGTTCGCTGCTGCCTCTTCATTTGTCAGAATAACCAGGTAGTCACCGGAACGAAGAAATGTTTCTCCGGTTGGAATAAGTTCTGTATCTGCCCGTTTTATTCCGACGATCAGACAGTGAGCAGGCCACCGAAAATCTTTTATCCGTTTGCCTTCCAGCTCTGAAGCCATATGGACCGGAAATTCCAATAACATTTTCACCCCCCTTTGGGAAACGATAGTAGCACCCCTCTTTAGTAAGAGTCGTTCCAAAAGTTCTTCATAAATGGGCTTGGAGTGGAATAATTCGACGACAATGTATGCCGTGAAGCAGACAACTCCGGCGGGGAGCAGGTTTGAGAACGATCCTGTCATTTCGGTAATGAGAATAATGCCTGTGATGGGCGCCTTGACAACGGCGGTGAAATATCCGGCCATTGCCAGTAAGATGAAGGCCCCCATATCGACGTGTCTATAACCGAGAACGTCATGAATCAATTTGAAATAAATAGCCCCGATCAGAGCTCCGGCAACAAGCATGGGCAAAAATATGCCTCCGGGAGCGGATGAGCCGTAACTGATCATCGTAAACATAAATTTCACGAGTAAAAGAATACCCAGAAACGTCAAAGTAAAGCTGCCCGCAAAAAGCGTATCTACAAGCTCGTTCCCTCCGCCGAGAACCTCCGGCAGGGTGAATCCAAGAACGCCTGCAAGCAGGAATGGGACAACGGGTCTCATTGCTGCAGGAACCCACCGCTGATACTGATAGAGATCCTGCGTCATAAACAGCGCTCTATTAAAGACAATGCCCAGAGCACCGGTTAACGCTCCCAGGACGATGATAAAGGCATAGTTGTATAACGGGACTGAAGCGATGTCGCCAAAATGGAATAGCGGGCCCAGACCAAAAAAAACATTTGAAATAAAGCCGGCAGCAAGCGAAGAAGCGAGCGCGCTAATCATAACCAGCGGCGAAAAATTCGCATGCATTTCCTCCAGCGCAAAAATGACGCCGGCAATAGGCGCATTAAACGCTGCAGACAGACCTGCGCTGGCTTCGCAAGTGATCATGAAGTTTTCCTCGGTTTTCACTTTTTTGAAGATCCGGCTGAAACCTTGGCCCAGAGCGGCACCGATTTGAATCGACGGCCCTTCTCTTCCCAGAGATAAGCCTGCCCCGATGCATATGGCTCCGCCAATACATTTGCCGATGATCGTTTTCCACCAGGTCATATCGATCAGGCTGTGCAGAACGCCTTTCACTTGGGGGATTCCGCTTCCGGAAATGATCGGGTGTCTCTTCACGATTAATCCGGTAATCCAACCTCCGACAGCCAACACAACAAACCAGACCGGAATGAAAGCAGGATGCTTCAACTGCCAACGATACGCTGATTGTACCGTATTTAGCGAATAGGCAAGAATAAACCGGTACAGGGCGACAACGAGTCCGGTAGATAACCCGATGATCATTCCTTGCACAATCAGTTTATATTTAAAATTTATCCAAGAGGACAAAGTGTTTACGGTATTATTACGGTTGATATAGATTCCCCCTTGCTGATAAAACGTTCGTATTCTCCTACTATATTCGATTTCCGTGTCATTCATTATCCGGAAACATTATAAAATGCAAAACGCTGCCCGGCTTCAAAGCCGGATTGCATTTGTGCCACCCGACACGACCCCATCGTCCGTCCTCCCGCAGAATCTCTAACACAGTGTTTACTTCTGTTCCGATGTGAAATTTCCGTTTCTTCTCAATGTTCTTATTGTAGCTTATTTTTTTCGATTGTGTTTCGAACCTTACGTGTCGATTATACAATCACATCCAAAATTCTCATGTCGGACAAGCTGGCGGCATTTTTTGGCGCGTGAGAGGTTCGGAGCGAGTCAAATGTTAGGTATTCTAACTTTACAATATTGTCACCTGATATGTAAGCGAATGCATTTCTGATATTCAAAACAAAATTCTTCCTGCAGTTTTTCATTGTTAATTATATTCTCATGCAATGTTATTTATTTTTTGTCGGATTCTGTAGGTTGCTGTAGTGAAAGGGATACTATCAAAGCATCGATTGAACGAGTTTCACAAAATTAAAGGAAACGGGGCTATTATATGAAGAAATTGGGTCTAATCTTACTTGCGGCTGTTATTGCATTAACGCTGAGTGCTTGCGGCAATAAAGGAACCGCTGAAACAAGCTCGGCAGGGACTGCTCAGGCGGGAGATGCGAAAAAAGAGCTTGTAACATACACCTTTGGCACCGACGCGACATACCCTCCTTTCGAATTTGAAAAGGATGGCAAGTACATCGGCATCGACATTGATCTGATTAACGCAATTGGCGCAGAAGAGGGCTTTCAGGTAGATCTGAAACCGATGGACTTTAAAGCCATTATTCCGGCGATCACGGCGGGCCAATTGGACGGCGCGGTAGCGGGAATCAGTATTACAGACGAGCGCAAGCAGGTCGTCGGTCTGTCGGACCCGTATTATAAAGCAGGACTTTCGCTTGTCGTTCGCTCTGATAATACAACTATTAAGGGCCCGGAAGATTTGAAGGGGAAAATGATTGCGATCAAAAAAGGCACGTCCGGCGCGAAGAAGGCGGAGGAGCTGGCGAAACAATACGGCGCGCAAATCAGATATTTTGACGACAGCCCGACGATGTTCCAGGAAGTAGTCAATAAAAACGCCGATGTAACGTTGGAAGATTACCCGGTTATATCCTACAAGATTGCAGTGGATCCGAACGCTAATCTGAAAATCGTGGGCGATCGGCTCAACGGGGACTATTACGGAATTGCGGTCGGCAAAGATAACGAAGAGCTGCTGAAGAAAATAAATGATGGACTCAAAAAGCTTAAAGAAAACGGGAAGTATGATGAAATTGTCGAGAAATACGTTGGAAAAGCCGCACAATAGCAGCATATCGGAGGCGGAGCGGCAGGGCTGCTCCGCCGCCTATTGCACACATGAACACAAGGAATACTGATGAAGGGATGGTGAAGAGGTTGCATTTTACGCCGCAGGTTATTGTGGATGCATTACCCGTATTGCTGCAGGGTGTTCTGATTACGCTGAAGATTGCGTCCATTTCGTTATGCATTGCCTTTGTTATCGGCTTGATCGCTGGACTGATGAATACGTCCAGGAACAAGTTCCTGCGGGGAGCCGCTACGGCTTATGTCGATATTATCAGGGGGACGCCGCTCCTGGTTCAAATCTTTTTTATTTATTTGGGCCTGCCTGCTTTTCTGGATATTCGGCTATCTCCGGAGGTCGCGGGCATTGCGGCAGTAAGCTTGAATGCAGGCGCCTATATTGCAGAGGTTGTTCGCGGAGGCATTAAATCCATAAGCAAAGGCCAGGTGGAAGCGGCCAGGTCGCTTGGGTTAAGCCGGTTTTTGACGATGAGGCTGGTCATTCTCCCCCAAGCTTTACGTCGTATGATACCCGCATTTATGAATCAGTTTATTATTAGTATAAAAGATACTTCCCTGTTATCCGTCATTGGAATTCAGGAGCTGACGCAGAGCGGAGAAATTATTATTTCTTCGAACTTTCGCGCGTTTGAAATTTGGGGTGCAGTCGGTGTCTTCTATTTCATAATAATCTATGCGCTAACCCAGTTATCCCGTCTGCTTGAGAGGAGGTACGAGCTGAAATGATTAGCGTGCAAAACCTGAAAAAGAATTTCGGTTCGCTAGAAGTGCTGAAGGATATATCAACAACGGTGGAGGAGAAAGAGGTCGTTTGCGTTATCGGACCGTCCGGTTCGGGTAAAAGTACCTTCCTGAGGTGTTTGAACCTTCTTGAGGATGTGACCTCCGGGACAATTGTGATCGGAGATGCAGAGGTCACTTCACCGAAAACAAATATCGACCAGCTGCGTCAGAATGTAGGCATGGTATTCCAGCAGTTTAATTTATTCCCGCACTTGACCGTACTCGAAAACATTATGCTCGCGCCAAAATACGTGAAGAAGATGGACAAAAAGCTTAATGAGCAGCAAGCGATGGAGCTGCTGCGTAAGGTAGGCCTCGAAGGGAAAAGAGATGAATACCCCGAGCGTTTGTCGGGCGGTCAACAGCAGCGTGCGGCTATTGCCAGGGCGCTTGCGATGAATCCTCGCGTGATGCTGTTCGACGAACCGACATCGGCGCTCGATCCCGAGATGGTGGGTGAAGTTCTGCAGGTGATGAAGCGGCTGGCCCATGAAGGGATAACGATGATCGTCGTCACTCATGAAATGGGCTTCGCCCGTGAAGTGGCAGACCGTGTCATTTTCATGGATGGGGGATATATTATTGAAGAAGGGCCTCCTTCCGGGATATTTGATTCCCCGAAGCATGAACGCACAAAAGCATTTCTCGGCAAAATCCTGTAGATGGAATGAGAAGAAGGCGTGTATATGAAGAAAATACTTCTATTGACCACAGGCGGCACCATCGCCTCGGTATCCGGGAAAGACGGACTGGCTCCGGGAATTACGGATGAAGAAATCGTTAAGTATTTGCCGGAGCTGGGTTCAATGTATAAGGTTGAAAGTAAAACGGTGATGGAGATTGACAGCACGAATATGCAGCCCGAGAACTGGGTGACTTTAGCTGAGGCTGTCTTCGAAAACTACGGCCGTTATGACGGATTTGTCATCACGCATGGCACCGATACGATGGGATATACATCCGCGGCGCTTTCTTATATGCTGCAAAATTTGGCCAAACCGGTTGTCATTACAGGCTCCCAGGTTCCTATTGACTATGCAAACACCGACGCCAGAAAAAACATTGCCGACGCCGCCCGATTTGCTTGTGAAGCAGCCGGTGGCGTATTTATCGTTTTCAACGGTAAAGTGATTAACGGGACCAGAGCTGTGAAAATGAGAACCCGAAGCTACGATGCCTTTAGAAGTATTAATCACCCATATATTGCTTATATTGAAGATGACGCGGTAACATACTGCAAGCCTTTATTACAAGAACATAGCAATAGGGTTAAGCTGGATACTGCTCTATGCACCGATGTTTTTCTGTTAAAGCTGCATCCGGGAACGAAACCGGAGCTCTTCGATTTTCTTAAACAGCAGTACAAAGGCGTTATAATTGAAGGCTTCGGGCTGGGCGGAGTCCCGTTCCAAGGCAGAAACCTCGTCCCCAAGATCAATGAGCTGATTGATGCGGGAGTAGCTGTCGTAATCGCTACCCAATGTCTTGAGGAAGGCGGGGACCTTACTGTTTATGAAGTAGGGCGGAAAGTGAACGGGGAGCTCATTATTTCCTCCAAGGATATGAATAAAGAAGCGGTCGTGCCCAAATTGATGTGGGCGCTCGGAAAGAGCACCGATCTGAGGATGATAAAGACCTTAATGGAAACGCCGATTGCAGGCGACAGGAACCTTTAGATTGACAGCTGCCACACCTGTAACTATAATAATTACAGGATACAAACTTTAATTTGACAGGAGGCAGCAGTCGTGAGCTTAACGATTCAAGTTTACACTGATTTCGTATGTCCGTTTTGTTATTTGGGCAAGAAGCCGCTCGAGGACGCCATTGCGGGTAAAGATGTCCAAATCGAGTGGATGCCGTTCGAGCTGCGGCCTTATCCGAACCCGCCGATCGATCCGTGGTCGGACCCTTCCAAATTGGCCGGCTGGGAGCAGTATATTTATCCGAAAGCGAAAGAGTTTGGCGTGGATATGA
This is a stretch of genomic DNA from Paenibacillus sp. sptzw28. It encodes these proteins:
- a CDS encoding amino acid ABC transporter ATP-binding protein; protein product: MISVQNLKKNFGSLEVLKDISTTVEEKEVVCVIGPSGSGKSTFLRCLNLLEDVTSGTIVIGDAEVTSPKTNIDQLRQNVGMVFQQFNLFPHLTVLENIMLAPKYVKKMDKKLNEQQAMELLRKVGLEGKRDEYPERLSGGQQQRAAIARALAMNPRVMLFDEPTSALDPEMVGEVLQVMKRLAHEGITMIVVTHEMGFAREVADRVIFMDGGYIIEEGPPSGIFDSPKHERTKAFLGKIL
- a CDS encoding amino acid ABC transporter permease, with amino-acid sequence MNTRNTDEGMVKRLHFTPQVIVDALPVLLQGVLITLKIASISLCIAFVIGLIAGLMNTSRNKFLRGAATAYVDIIRGTPLLVQIFFIYLGLPAFLDIRLSPEVAGIAAVSLNAGAYIAEVVRGGIKSISKGQVEAARSLGLSRFLTMRLVILPQALRRMIPAFMNQFIISIKDTSLLSVIGIQELTQSGEIIISSNFRAFEIWGAVGVFYFIIIYALTQLSRLLERRYELK
- a CDS encoding asparaginase, which encodes MKKILLLTTGGTIASVSGKDGLAPGITDEEIVKYLPELGSMYKVESKTVMEIDSTNMQPENWVTLAEAVFENYGRYDGFVITHGTDTMGYTSAALSYMLQNLAKPVVITGSQVPIDYANTDARKNIADAARFACEAAGGVFIVFNGKVINGTRAVKMRTRSYDAFRSINHPYIAYIEDDAVTYCKPLLQEHSNRVKLDTALCTDVFLLKLHPGTKPELFDFLKQQYKGVIIEGFGLGGVPFQGRNLVPKINELIDAGVAVVIATQCLEEGGDLTVYEVGRKVNGELIISSKDMNKEAVVPKLMWALGKSTDLRMIKTLMETPIAGDRNL